The Ornithinimicrobium faecis genome includes a window with the following:
- the tdh gene encoding L-threonine 3-dehydrogenase gives MRALVKTTAGPGLELLDVPEPEAGPGEVKIKVLRAGLCGTDLHIESWDDWAASMLKPPLVVGHEFYGEIVAVGEGVATGDGKYDLRVGMRVSAEGHVICGRCRNCRAGRQQMCVQTSSLGVNRDGAFADYVVVPAANVWEQPDAIDPDLGAVFDPLGNAVHTALSFPMSGDDVLITGAGPIGVMATAISRHIGARYIVVTDVSDHRLALARAAGADRVVNVARDRVRPVQAELGMAEGFDVGLEMSGSPSALSEMVENATHGAKVALLGLPKEPFAIDWGPVITRMITIKGIYGREMYDTWYRMTFMLQTSEVLRERIRSVITHRFPAEQWQDAFAAARSGEVGKVIMDWSS, from the coding sequence ATGCGTGCACTCGTGAAGACCACCGCCGGTCCCGGGCTGGAGCTCCTCGACGTCCCCGAGCCCGAGGCGGGCCCCGGCGAGGTCAAGATCAAGGTGCTGCGGGCCGGACTGTGCGGCACCGACCTGCACATCGAGTCCTGGGACGACTGGGCGGCGAGCATGCTCAAGCCGCCGCTGGTCGTGGGGCACGAGTTCTATGGCGAGATCGTCGCGGTCGGGGAGGGCGTGGCGACCGGGGACGGGAAGTACGACCTGCGGGTCGGCATGCGCGTCTCTGCCGAGGGTCACGTGATCTGCGGGCGGTGCCGCAACTGCCGAGCTGGCCGCCAGCAGATGTGTGTGCAGACCTCCAGCCTCGGCGTGAACCGCGACGGCGCCTTCGCCGACTATGTGGTCGTGCCGGCCGCCAACGTCTGGGAGCAGCCGGACGCCATCGACCCTGACCTCGGCGCCGTCTTCGATCCACTGGGCAACGCGGTGCACACGGCGCTGAGCTTCCCGATGTCCGGCGACGATGTGCTGATCACCGGTGCCGGCCCGATCGGCGTGATGGCCACCGCGATCTCCCGGCACATCGGCGCGCGCTACATCGTGGTCACCGACGTCTCCGACCACCGCCTCGCCCTGGCGAGGGCGGCCGGTGCCGACCGCGTGGTCAACGTCGCCCGCGACCGGGTCCGCCCGGTGCAGGCAGAGCTCGGCATGGCCGAGGGGTTCGACGTGGGTCTGGAGATGTCCGGCTCCCCCAGCGCCCTGTCGGAGATGGTGGAGAACGCCACCCACGGCGCGAAGGTCGCACTGCTGGGACTGCCCAAGGAGCCGTTCGCGATCGACTGGGGACCGGTGATCACGCGGATGATCACGATCAAGGGCATCTACGGCCGCGAGATGTATGACACGTGGTATCGGATGACGTTCATGCTGCAGACCTCCGAGGTCCTGCGCGAGCGCATCCGCTCGGTCATCACCCACCGCTTCCCGGCTGAGCAGTGGCAGGACGCGTTTGCCGCCGCCAGGTCGGGTGAGGTGGGCAAAGTCATTATGGATTGGAGCTCATGA
- a CDS encoding glycine C-acetyltransferase, translating to MYAVQQALAGELQEIRDAGLFKVERELTSPQSSHVTTKTADDLKAEALNFCANNYLGLADHPDVVAAAHTALDEWGFGMASVRFICGTQSQHRDLERTIADFVGTADAILFPSCFDANGGIFEVLFGPEDAIISDELNHASIIDGVRLSKGQRFRYKNRDMADLRAQLEAAKDTRRKVIVTDGAFSMDGYLAPLEEICDLADEFGAMVMVDDSHATGFIGEGGRGSHEHCGVMDRIDILTGTLGKALGGGSGGYVAAHQEIVDLLKQRARPYLFSNAVAPSVVAGSAKALEIARDSDEPRAQLRRNAELFRSLMTEAGFELLPGEHPIVPVMFPGEDGARKASEIADAMLREGVYVIAFSYPVVPKGKARIRVQLSAAHSEDDVRACVAAFVAARDQVG from the coding sequence ATGTATGCCGTGCAGCAGGCTCTCGCAGGAGAGCTCCAGGAGATCCGGGACGCCGGTTTGTTCAAGGTCGAGCGCGAGCTCACCTCACCGCAGTCCTCCCACGTCACGACCAAGACGGCCGACGACCTGAAGGCGGAGGCGCTGAACTTCTGCGCCAACAACTATCTGGGTCTGGCCGACCACCCGGACGTCGTCGCGGCCGCGCACACTGCGCTCGACGAGTGGGGCTTTGGCATGGCCTCGGTCCGCTTCATCTGTGGCACGCAGTCCCAGCACCGCGACCTCGAGCGGACCATCGCCGATTTCGTCGGCACTGCGGACGCCATCTTGTTCCCGTCCTGCTTCGACGCCAACGGCGGCATCTTCGAGGTGCTCTTCGGCCCGGAGGACGCGATCATCTCTGACGAGCTCAACCACGCCTCGATCATCGACGGGGTGCGGCTGTCCAAGGGCCAGCGGTTCCGCTACAAGAACCGGGACATGGCTGACCTGCGCGCCCAGCTCGAGGCGGCCAAGGACACCCGCCGCAAGGTGATCGTCACCGACGGAGCGTTCTCGATGGACGGCTATCTCGCTCCGCTGGAGGAGATCTGCGACCTGGCCGACGAGTTCGGCGCGATGGTCATGGTCGACGACTCCCACGCCACCGGCTTCATCGGCGAGGGCGGTCGCGGCTCCCACGAGCACTGCGGGGTGATGGATCGCATTGACATCCTGACCGGGACGCTCGGCAAGGCCCTCGGTGGCGGGTCCGGTGGCTATGTGGCCGCCCACCAGGAGATCGTCGACCTGCTCAAGCAGCGGGCCCGTCCCTACCTGTTCTCCAACGCGGTCGCACCGTCGGTGGTCGCCGGCTCGGCCAAGGCCCTGGAGATCGCCCGCGACTCCGACGAGCCCCGGGCCCAGCTGCGTCGCAACGCCGAGCTGTTCCGGTCGCTGATGACCGAGGCTGGCTTTGAGCTGCTGCCCGGCGAGCACCCGATCGTGCCGGTCATGTTCCCCGGCGAGGACGGCGCCCGCAAGGCCTCCGAGATCGCTGATGCGATGCTCCGCGAGGGCGTCTATGTGATCGCCTTCTCCTATCCGGTCGTCCCCAAGGGCAAGGCGCGGATCCGGGTGCAACTGTCGGCAGCACACTCCGAGGACGACGTGCGCGCCTGCGTGGCAGCCTTCGTCGCCGCCCGCGACCAGGTCGGCTAG
- a CDS encoding YihY/virulence factor BrkB family protein, giving the protein MSAETSAPQKVSLWKVFKRTIAEFTDDGATDLAAALTYYSVLSLFPAILALTSLLGVFGQGPSTTQALLDVATDLGASEDQLAPIESYINNLQGTGGAGIALFIGLAGALWAASNYVNAFSRAMNAIFDVQEGRPVWKLRPIMVLITLVVLLLVVVVALSLALSGGIAEAIFGVIGLGEQATMVWGIAKWPFLFVIVVGIIGLLYWGTPNLKRKFRWFSPGALVAIVVMVIAVAGYGFYLANFGNYSATYGAMAGAILMLLLLWVINVALLFGAEFDAEFERGRELRAGLPAEEDLQLSPRDDRQLVKKAEKQQEIVEENRRIRIEASRESDPDR; this is encoded by the coding sequence GTGAGTGCTGAGACGAGTGCACCGCAGAAGGTGAGCCTGTGGAAGGTGTTCAAGCGCACGATCGCTGAGTTCACTGACGACGGGGCGACGGACCTGGCGGCGGCGCTGACCTACTACAGCGTGCTCTCGCTCTTCCCCGCCATCTTGGCGCTCACCTCGCTCCTCGGTGTCTTCGGGCAGGGCCCCTCGACCACGCAGGCGCTGCTGGACGTCGCCACCGATCTCGGCGCTTCCGAGGACCAGCTGGCGCCGATCGAGAGCTATATCAACAACCTGCAGGGCACCGGGGGAGCCGGGATCGCCCTGTTTATCGGTCTGGCTGGTGCCCTCTGGGCGGCCTCGAACTATGTCAACGCCTTCTCCCGGGCGATGAACGCCATCTTCGACGTGCAGGAGGGGCGGCCGGTCTGGAAGCTGCGCCCGATCATGGTGCTGATCACCCTGGTCGTGCTGCTGCTCGTGGTCGTCGTCGCCCTGTCGCTCGCGCTGTCCGGTGGCATTGCCGAGGCGATCTTCGGCGTCATCGGGCTCGGCGAGCAGGCGACCATGGTCTGGGGCATCGCCAAGTGGCCCTTCCTGTTCGTCATCGTGGTGGGCATCATCGGGCTGCTCTATTGGGGCACTCCGAACCTCAAGCGCAAGTTCCGCTGGTTCAGCCCCGGGGCGCTGGTGGCGATCGTGGTGATGGTGATCGCGGTCGCAGGTTATGGCTTCTATCTGGCCAACTTCGGCAACTACTCAGCGACCTACGGCGCGATGGCCGGTGCGATCCTGATGCTCCTGCTGCTCTGGGTGATCAACGTGGCCCTGCTGTTCGGGGCCGAGTTTGACGCCGAGTTCGAGCGAGGGCGTGAGCTGCGGGCCGGGCTGCCGGCCGAGGAGGATCTGCAGCTGTCGCCACGCGATGACCGCCAGCTGGTCAAGAAGGCGGAGAAGCAGCAGGAGATCGTCGAGGAGAACCGGCGCATCCGCATCGAGGCGAGTCGCGAGAGTGACCCTGACCGCTAA